The DNA window AAGATGACATGAAGCATAATATGTAATTAATAGGGAGTGCCGGGTAAACGGTACTCCCTATTACGCGAAAAAGGTTTAATTATATTTGGTTTTGTAGTAAAATTAATGTAGAAGATTGTCAGATATTATTATTGATGTGTAAAGCTGTACTGAATGGAGATGGCGTCAAATGAATAACATTGATTTCAAAGACAATATAGTAAAGAGGAATAAAATTCCGATACTGATTTATGTACCAGAGTGGATACAGCTTTTTTCCAGTTATAAATCAAGGGGTATGCAGAAAACAATATCAAAATTAGAGGAGCTTATTGCCAAGGAAAAGGAATGTGACTCGGAGCTCGGAAGCTTGGAAAAAAGAAAAAAGCTATTGATGAATAAAATACTATACCTTTCAAAGGATATTAATGATAATAACAATGAAGCAGCCTTACCCAAAATGGAAGAGACTGAAAAGGAGCTCATTGAAATCAATCAGAAAATGCCCAAGCTGATAGAAGAAATGGAAATACTTCCGGGCCTTATAAACACACAGAACACACTGCTGTTAAAGGAAACCATAAAAAGATCCTATGAGCTGATAAAGGAGCATAAGTCCGAGTCGGAGAATTGCCAGGAGCAGGTGAATGAAATCAGGCAGAAGCTTGCAACACTCATACAGAAGAAGGTTGACATGGAGGAGCGGGTGAACAAGCTGTATTCTTTTGTTCATGGAATGATTGGGGCAGATGAAATGGAAAGTCTTGATGAGAACTTTCTATAATAGAATTAAGAGGGGTGATTCTGCTTAAAGGGAATCAGCCTTTATTTTTGGGAATACTTCAGAGAAAAAATGAAAGGATATAGGGATTTTGTGTAGAATAGTAGAATTAAGACTAATTGAATTGCACATTTGGATTCGGAGGTGATTGCATGATATTCGGTATAGGAACTGATATTATTGAGATAAAAAGGGTTGAGAAGGCAATGCTAAGAAGCCCTAAGTTTATAGAAAAATTATTTACCGAGCAGGAGCTTGAATATTATAAGAAAAAGGACATGAAAGCACAGCATATCGCAGGAGGTTTTTCTGCAAAGGAAGCAGTACTTAAATCCTTAGGAACAGGACTCAGAGGTTTTAGATGGAAGGATATCGAAATACTCAGAGGTACCGTAGGAAAGCCCATGGTCAGGTTTGGGGGCAATGTAAAACAGTTTATAGAGGATAACGGAATTGGTATAATTCACGTCACCATCTCCCACTCCAAGGACTTTGCTACAGCCACAGCAGTGGCGGAAGTCTCGATAGAAAGGGAGGGCATAGTCATTGAAGACATGCTTTTCCAATCTAATGAAGAAAGGCGAAATATCCATTAAGAATTTGAAGCCAAGTTATATTGAACGCACAAAAGAAATTATATTGGGTAGAGTGCGAATTCAATAACAATCAATGAAACGTTTACGCGAAATTTGAATGTACATTTTGAAATGTTTTTCGCGAAACATA is part of the Clostridia bacterium genome and encodes:
- the acpS gene encoding holo-ACP synthase, which produces MIFGIGTDIIEIKRVEKAMLRSPKFIEKLFTEQELEYYKKKDMKAQHIAGGFSAKEAVLKSLGTGLRGFRWKDIEILRGTVGKPMVRFGGNVKQFIEDNGIGIIHVTISHSKDFATATAVAEVSIEREGIVIEDMLFQSNEERRNIH